From Streptomonospora salina, the proteins below share one genomic window:
- the cas8c gene encoding type I-C CRISPR-associated protein Cas8c/Csd1 yields the protein MLLKALADHAPHMADLPPTNYRPRTVRWCLTIDTDGEPVLRGADGRPQLNDLADAEHRNGIVLNAPYVYRSGAKPPPMLLVDTLEYVVAAAKNTTPKAQEEALRRNDAYIDLLRAWARDAGDDPAARAVLACFDQGRHRTVALPDGAKPSDVVAVSVHGHDWPHLGAAAQEAWRATVTARKSGRAGSGRCLSCGHERPLLDSLPEPVKAGLIPVATGRGRDAQLVSVNTSAQGRGGRIQLADIPLCEECGARSTAVLNALLAERSHRYRMPDSVIVWWLKDPVELPLMDVLLNAEPQDVAAVFAELEKPRRGRSAEDIEANRFYAATLAANQSRVVVREWIDIALEQALQRVAAWFRDHEIQPWRSDAPRPVPVWLMARCLGRGQDTNEGWRYTKDTEPQDAHRRLLGAALHTTPPPFALLTHLHQRIGADGRIDHARAALLRLAYNRTFATEHGKVPPVLDEERTESAYVAGRLFAVLESLQYRALRNPETGEGPNSTIADKMLSAAKATPRARMEPLLDKSQAHLRRLRTSGRPKDKGAQTAYFRTICDLHDLLDGPLPDVLDQEGQSLFSLGYYQQHAHDQRQRRAHANGSPQEDQS from the coding sequence GTGCTACTCAAAGCCCTGGCCGACCACGCTCCCCACATGGCGGACCTGCCCCCGACCAACTACCGGCCCCGCACTGTGCGCTGGTGCCTCACCATCGACACCGACGGCGAGCCCGTGCTGCGCGGCGCCGACGGCCGCCCGCAGCTGAACGACCTGGCCGATGCCGAGCACCGCAACGGCATCGTGCTCAACGCCCCCTACGTCTACCGCTCCGGCGCCAAACCCCCGCCCATGCTGCTGGTCGACACCCTCGAATACGTCGTCGCCGCCGCCAAAAACACCACCCCCAAAGCCCAGGAAGAGGCGCTGCGCCGCAACGACGCCTACATCGACCTGCTGCGCGCCTGGGCCCGCGACGCCGGAGACGATCCCGCCGCCCGCGCGGTACTGGCCTGCTTCGACCAGGGCCGCCACCGCACCGTGGCCCTACCCGACGGCGCCAAACCCTCCGACGTGGTCGCCGTCAGCGTCCACGGCCACGACTGGCCCCACCTGGGCGCAGCCGCCCAGGAAGCCTGGCGCGCCACCGTCACCGCCCGCAAAAGCGGACGCGCCGGCAGCGGGAGGTGCCTGTCCTGCGGACACGAGCGCCCGCTGCTGGACTCACTGCCCGAACCGGTCAAGGCCGGGCTCATCCCGGTGGCCACCGGCCGCGGGCGCGACGCCCAACTGGTCTCGGTCAACACCTCCGCCCAGGGCCGCGGCGGCCGCATCCAGCTCGCCGACATCCCCCTGTGCGAGGAGTGCGGCGCCCGTTCCACCGCCGTGCTCAACGCCCTGCTGGCCGAGCGCTCCCACCGCTACCGCATGCCCGACTCGGTCATCGTGTGGTGGCTCAAAGACCCGGTCGAGCTGCCGCTGATGGACGTGCTGCTCAACGCCGAACCCCAAGACGTGGCCGCCGTCTTCGCCGAACTCGAGAAACCCCGGCGCGGCCGCAGCGCCGAGGACATCGAGGCCAACCGGTTCTACGCCGCCACACTCGCGGCCAACCAGAGCCGGGTCGTGGTGCGCGAGTGGATCGACATCGCCCTCGAACAGGCACTGCAGCGTGTGGCCGCCTGGTTCCGCGACCACGAGATCCAGCCCTGGCGCAGCGACGCCCCGCGTCCGGTGCCCGTGTGGCTGATGGCGCGCTGCCTGGGCCGGGGCCAGGACACCAACGAGGGATGGCGCTACACCAAGGACACCGAACCCCAAGACGCCCACCGGCGCCTACTGGGCGCGGCCCTGCACACCACACCTCCGCCGTTCGCGCTGCTGACCCACCTCCACCAGCGCATCGGCGCCGACGGCCGCATCGACCACGCCCGCGCCGCCCTGCTGCGCCTGGCCTACAACCGCACATTCGCCACCGAACACGGAAAGGTGCCCCCGGTGCTCGACGAGGAACGCACAGAGTCGGCCTATGTGGCCGGGCGCCTGTTCGCGGTACTGGAGTCCCTGCAGTACCGCGCCCTGCGCAACCCCGAAACCGGCGAAGGACCCAACAGCACCATCGCCGACAAGATGCTCTCGGCCGCCAAAGCCACCCCCCGCGCCCGCATGGAACCCCTGCTGGACAAGTCCCAAGCCCACCTCCGCCGCCTGCGCACCAGCGGCCGCCCCAAGGACAAAGGCGCCCAGACCGCCTACTTCCGCACCATCTGCGACCTGCACGACCTGCTGGACGGGCCGCTGCCCGACGTCCTCGACCAAGAGGGCCAGTCCCTGTTCAGCCTGGGCTACTACCAGCAGCACGCCCACGACCAGCGCCAGCGCCGCGCCCACGCCAACGGCTCCCCCCAGGAGGACCAGTCATGA
- the cas5c gene encoding type I-C CRISPR-associated protein Cas5c has protein sequence MTTPPAGTPPLAVEVEGPFACFTRPEFKTERLSYPVMTPSAAKGLLEAIFWKPEFTYRIERIEVLKPVQWFSVRRNEVDQTTSGDWVRRAMTDPATRFDAEANRDQRHMKGLRDVAYRIVTDIRLNPHADAHPAKYRDQFRRRVERGACFSQPFLGTREFSAAFAKPGDRAPISDSEDLGVMLHSIDYSGKRETYRWFHASMVEGVVHVPEQGAELPGSPAARTGGRG, from the coding sequence TTGACCACACCCCCCGCAGGGACACCGCCGCTGGCGGTGGAGGTGGAGGGCCCCTTCGCCTGCTTCACCCGCCCCGAGTTCAAGACCGAACGGCTGAGCTACCCCGTCATGACGCCTTCGGCGGCCAAAGGGCTGCTGGAGGCGATCTTCTGGAAGCCGGAGTTCACCTACCGCATCGAGCGCATCGAAGTCCTCAAACCCGTCCAATGGTTCTCCGTGCGCCGCAACGAGGTCGACCAGACCACCTCGGGCGACTGGGTGCGCCGCGCCATGACCGACCCGGCCACCCGGTTCGACGCCGAAGCCAACCGCGACCAGCGCCACATGAAAGGCCTGCGGGACGTGGCCTACCGGATTGTCACCGACATCCGCCTGAACCCCCACGCCGACGCCCACCCGGCCAAGTACCGCGACCAGTTCCGCCGCCGCGTCGAGCGCGGCGCCTGCTTCTCCCAGCCGTTCCTGGGCACGCGCGAGTTCTCCGCCGCCTTCGCCAAACCCGGCGACCGTGCGCCCATCTCCGACAGCGAGGACCTGGGCGTGATGCTGCACAGCATCGACTACTCCGGCAAACGCGAAACCTACCGCTGGTTCCACGCCTCCATGGTCGAGGGCGTGGTCCACGTCCCCGAACAGGGCGCCGAACTGCCCGGCTCCCCGGCCGCGCGCACCGGCGGACGGGGGTAA
- the cas3 gene encoding CRISPR-associated helicase Cas3': MDLLGHSANGDGQRHLLVDHLRGTELRAHRYGDRFGAGEAAGYLGRVHDVGKGTCAWQDGLLRAEPTNGRVGIPHKHAGTLLAQQAGLGPLAGVVFGHHGGLVSRPGLKEELQAARGDGEHAASVQEAIDRVAQVMPEILDGPGLPGWVRDAYAQDPLVLDVLVRMVFSAVVDADRLDTAEHIDGLARPDHPVAALDLADRFEKARQELLADRSPSPVDGDRAYVYERAVSAADGPQGMYRLPAPTGSGKTIAAGGFALNHARRHGLGRVIVAVPFMTVTEQNADVYRGLLEAEGEPPAVLEHHSGIDLDAEAAAGRRWAKLAAENWDAPFVVTTTVRLFESLFDRRPEAMRRLHRLAGSVIVLDEVQSLPDAMLVPILSMLRTLTDHFGVTVLLASATQPAFFELSPLKDIAAREVIAEPKPLYNRLARVNYRWWTDPAPTADQLARTVAGKPAVLTVCNTTTQAQRIHTLVQEHRDGDEPVRHLSTRMVARHRRETIAEIAELNRTATPVAVVSTQLVEAGVDLDFPDVFRAYAPAEALQQAAGRCNRSGRRERGTVTIFELAHDDGDGQSSGGEFIYGPLLGITRMFFGDGLAWPDDPEALHEYYVERFKQTNVETKGRQIQKARQDGDFPRVAELFEMIRDVTVPVVCVPDRYAQERKRIGGILRALREGAPAGHLMRELRPYMATLPRGYVTGKAAGLMVPVVGDLYEWIGDYDKQRGIEIADTKESQF, encoded by the coding sequence ATGGACCTTCTCGGCCACAGCGCCAACGGCGACGGGCAGCGCCACCTGCTCGTCGATCATCTCCGCGGAACCGAGCTGCGGGCCCACCGGTACGGCGACCGGTTCGGTGCGGGGGAGGCCGCCGGCTACCTCGGCCGTGTTCACGACGTCGGCAAAGGGACCTGCGCCTGGCAGGACGGGCTTCTTCGTGCTGAGCCGACCAACGGCCGTGTGGGGATTCCGCACAAGCACGCGGGCACCCTGCTGGCCCAGCAAGCGGGCCTCGGTCCGCTGGCCGGTGTGGTGTTCGGCCACCACGGGGGGCTGGTCTCCCGACCTGGCCTGAAGGAAGAGCTGCAGGCGGCCCGTGGCGACGGAGAGCATGCGGCCTCGGTGCAGGAGGCCATCGACCGAGTCGCCCAGGTGATGCCCGAGATCCTCGACGGGCCCGGCCTGCCCGGTTGGGTCCGGGACGCCTACGCCCAGGACCCGCTGGTGCTGGACGTGCTGGTGCGCATGGTCTTCAGCGCGGTGGTCGATGCCGACCGGCTCGACACCGCCGAGCACATAGACGGTCTCGCCCGCCCGGATCATCCGGTAGCGGCCCTCGACTTGGCCGATCGCTTCGAGAAGGCCCGCCAAGAACTGCTTGCCGACCGGTCGCCGTCCCCCGTGGACGGCGACCGGGCCTACGTCTACGAGCGGGCCGTCTCCGCAGCCGACGGCCCGCAGGGCATGTACCGGCTGCCCGCGCCCACCGGGTCGGGCAAAACGATCGCCGCTGGCGGGTTCGCGTTGAACCACGCCCGCCGTCACGGGTTGGGCCGGGTGATCGTGGCGGTGCCGTTCATGACGGTGACCGAGCAGAACGCCGACGTCTACCGCGGCCTGCTGGAAGCCGAGGGAGAACCGCCTGCGGTTCTGGAGCACCACAGCGGAATCGACCTGGACGCCGAAGCCGCCGCGGGGCGCCGGTGGGCCAAGCTGGCCGCGGAGAACTGGGACGCCCCCTTCGTCGTGACGACCACAGTGCGCTTGTTCGAGTCCCTGTTCGACCGCCGCCCCGAGGCGATGCGGCGCCTGCACCGGCTGGCGGGCTCGGTGATCGTGCTGGACGAGGTCCAATCCCTGCCCGACGCCATGCTCGTGCCGATCCTGTCGATGCTGCGCACGCTCACCGACCACTTCGGGGTCACGGTGCTGCTGGCCTCGGCCACCCAGCCGGCGTTCTTCGAGCTGTCGCCGCTGAAGGACATTGCCGCCCGCGAGGTGATCGCCGAGCCCAAGCCGCTTTATAACCGCCTGGCCCGGGTGAACTACCGCTGGTGGACGGATCCGGCCCCCACCGCCGACCAGTTGGCCCGCACCGTGGCCGGCAAGCCCGCGGTGCTGACCGTCTGCAACACCACCACCCAGGCGCAACGGATCCACACCCTGGTCCAGGAGCACCGCGACGGCGACGAGCCGGTGCGGCACCTGTCCACGCGCATGGTCGCCCGCCACCGCAGGGAGACCATCGCCGAGATCGCCGAACTCAACCGCACCGCAACCCCGGTCGCGGTAGTCTCCACCCAACTGGTGGAGGCCGGGGTCGACCTGGACTTCCCCGACGTTTTTCGCGCCTATGCCCCCGCCGAGGCGCTGCAGCAGGCCGCCGGCCGCTGCAACCGGTCGGGCCGACGCGAGCGCGGCACCGTCACGATCTTCGAACTCGCCCACGACGACGGCGACGGCCAGTCCAGCGGCGGCGAGTTCATCTACGGACCCCTGCTGGGGATCACCCGCATGTTCTTCGGCGACGGACTCGCCTGGCCGGACGACCCTGAGGCGCTCCACGAGTACTACGTCGAGCGGTTCAAGCAGACCAACGTCGAGACCAAGGGCCGGCAGATCCAGAAAGCCCGCCAGGACGGCGACTTCCCCCGCGTGGCCGAGCTGTTCGAGATGATCCGCGACGTGACCGTGCCCGTGGTCTGCGTGCCGGACCGCTACGCCCAAGAGCGCAAACGCATCGGCGGCATCCTGCGCGCCCTGCGCGAAGGAGCACCGGCCGGGCACCTGATGCGCGAACTGCGCCCCTACATGGCGACCCTGCCCCGGGGCTACGTCACCGGCAAAGCCGCCGGACTCATGGTTCCTGTCGTCGGCGACCTGTACGAGTGGATCGGCGACTACGACAAGCAGCGCGGCATCGAAATCGCCGACACCAAGGAGAGCCAGTTTTGA
- a CDS encoding ISAs1 family transposase: MAGRVISADALHTQRPTAEHPVGRGADYLLTVKANQPTLFARVKALPWAQAPVLEATRERAHGRTEVRTATVLTAPRIAFPHAAQVVRVHRWVRTASTGRVRRSYAYLVTSLSAECVTAGELAHSVRGHWRIEARHYIRDVSFGEDASRVRTGNAPQNMALLRDLAIGLLSGLGFASVPASYRWVGYDCFTRPLDLLGIA, translated from the coding sequence GTGGCCGGACGGGTGATCAGCGCCGATGCTCTGCACACCCAGAGGCCCACCGCCGAGCATCCGGTCGGGCGCGGCGCGGACTATCTGCTGACCGTCAAGGCCAACCAGCCCACACTGTTCGCCCGAGTCAAGGCGCTTCCGTGGGCGCAGGCGCCGGTGTTGGAGGCCACCCGCGAGCGCGCGCACGGCAGAACGGAGGTGCGTACCGCCACGGTGCTCACCGCGCCGCGGATCGCGTTCCCCCACGCTGCGCAGGTGGTGCGGGTGCACCGGTGGGTGCGCACCGCCTCCACGGGCCGGGTGAGACGCAGCTATGCCTACCTGGTCACGAGCCTGTCGGCCGAGTGCGTCACGGCCGGGGAGTTGGCGCACTCGGTGCGCGGCCACTGGCGTATCGAGGCCCGCCACTACATCCGCGACGTGAGCTTCGGTGAGGACGCCTCGCGGGTGCGCACGGGCAACGCACCGCAGAACATGGCGCTGCTGCGCGATCTCGCGATCGGCCTGCTGAGCGGGCTGGGGTTCGCGAGTGTCCCCGCGTCCTACCGGTGGGTGGGCTACGACTGCTTCACCCGCCCGCTCGACCTCCTCGGGATCGCGTGA